One Gemella haemolysans ATCC 10379 DNA segment encodes these proteins:
- the purR gene encoding pur operon repressor — translation MKLKRSERIVVMTEYLLNNPNKLIPLTYFVSKFNQAKSSISEDIHIIKNGFKEENIGEVKTLAGVSGGVLFTPTLVEEDAREILNGFLDKINDGNRLLAGGYIFMSDIIGNPSLMNKLGRVVATVYKNKEIDAVVTVATKGIPVAYAIASILNKPVIIIRRDNKVTEGTTVAINYVSGSTKKIETMILSKRSLNTGSKVLLVDDFMRGGGVLTGMESLMSEFDVDVVGKVIITQCFDSPREHEDDYLYLSKIENIDEFNGTFDVKLGNVIEKLRQVEKEDIENE, via the coding sequence ATGAAGTTAAAGAGAAGTGAAAGAATAGTAGTTATGACGGAATATTTATTAAATAATCCTAATAAATTAATTCCATTAACATATTTCGTTTCAAAATTCAATCAAGCTAAGTCTTCTATTAGTGAAGATATACACATAATAAAAAATGGTTTTAAAGAAGAAAATATTGGAGAAGTTAAAACGCTAGCAGGAGTAAGTGGAGGTGTTTTATTTACACCAACGTTAGTAGAAGAAGATGCTAGAGAAATTCTTAATGGTTTTCTTGATAAAATTAATGATGGAAATCGTTTATTAGCTGGTGGATATATTTTTATGTCTGATATAATAGGAAATCCTAGTTTAATGAACAAGCTAGGACGAGTGGTTGCTACAGTTTATAAGAATAAAGAAATAGATGCTGTAGTTACAGTAGCAACAAAAGGGATTCCTGTTGCTTATGCTATAGCTTCAATACTGAATAAACCTGTAATTATTATTAGAAGAGACAATAAAGTTACTGAAGGAACTACTGTTGCAATAAACTATGTTTCAGGTTCAACTAAGAAAATAGAAACGATGATTTTATCTAAGCGAAGTTTAAATACAGGATCAAAAGTACTATTAGTGGATGATTTCATGCGTGGAGGAGGAGTCCTAACAGGTATGGAAAGTCTAATGAGTGAATTTGATGTTGATGTTGTTGGGAAAGTAATAATCACACAATGTTTTGATTCGCCAAGAGAACATGAAGATGATTATTTATACTTATCAAAAATTGAAAATATCGATGAATTTAATGGGACATTTGATGTTAAACTAGGGAATGTTATAGAAAAATTACGCCAAGTAGAAAAAGAGGATATTGAAAATGAGTAA